In the genome of Magnolia sinica isolate HGM2019 chromosome 2, MsV1, whole genome shotgun sequence, one region contains:
- the LOC131237657 gene encoding NAC domain-containing protein 92-like, which produces MEENLPPGFRFHPTDEELITYYLTRKVSDFNFVARAITDVDLNKCEPWDLPGKASMGEKEWYFFSLKDRKYPTGLRTNRATDAGYWKTTGKDKEIFHGGMMVGMKKTLVFYKGRAPRGEKSNWVMHEYRLNTKLAFKPTKEEWVVCRVFQKSASGKKIPQSPSSLPPLLESSCDTTLLSELGEIDTSNLSSLANFSSGFNTISTNDNNNHNHNHNNNNNNMSMDMNWELASEMTNHHSVTWPSNLLNSNFSANSSILRALQFNAYQTREATTGINSFLAQGESLGTNSNSNFHAASSSKGADFAQPQQNQFSLESIWRSC; this is translated from the exons ATGGAGGAAAATCTACCACCTGGTTTTAGATTTCACCCAACTGATGAAGAACTCATCACATATTATCTGACTAGAAAGGTCTCTGATTTCAACTTCGTGGCCCGGGCGATCACAGACGTCGATCTCAACAAGTGCGAGCCTTGGGACCTCCCAG GcaaagcttccatgggagagaaagaGTGGTATTTTTTCAGTTTGAAAGATCGAAAATATCCAACCGGCCTTAGAACGAACCGAGCAACGGACGCAGGCTACTGGAAGACCACCGGCAAAGATAAGGAGATCTTCCATGGAGGAATGATGGTTGGAATGAAGAAAACCCTAGTTTTTTACAAGGGAAGAGCTCCAAGAGGAGAAAAAAGCAACTGGGTCATGCATGAATATAGACTCAATACCAAACTAGCTTTCAAACCCACAAAG GAGGAATGGGTTGTCTGCAGGGTGTTTCAAAAGAGCGCCAGTGGCAAGAAGATACCACAGAGTCCCTCATCATTACCTCCATTGCTCGAATCATCCTGCGATACTACCTTACTAAGTGAGTTGGGTGAGATCGATACATCGAACTTAAGCAGTCTGGCAAACTTTTCGAGTGGTTTCAACACCATTTCTACTAATGACAAcaacaaccacaaccacaaccacaacaacaacaacaacaacatgagCATGGACATGAATTGGGAATTAGCAAGTGAAATGACGAATCATCACTCAGTCACTTGGCCTTCAAACTTGTTAAATTCGAATTTTTCAGCAAATTCGTCGATTTTGAGGGCATTGCAATTCAATGCTTATCAAACAAGAGAAGCAACTACAGGAATAAACTCTTTCTTAGCACAAGGAGAGAGTTTGGGAACAAATTCCAACTCGAATTTCCATGCTGCTTCTTCCTCGAAGGGTGCTGATTTTGCGCAACCACAGCAAAATCAATTCAGTCTTGAATCCATTTGGCGAAGCTGTtga